The Panicum virgatum strain AP13 chromosome 5K, P.virgatum_v5, whole genome shotgun sequence genome has a window encoding:
- the LOC120709671 gene encoding beta-1,2-xylosyltransferase XYXT1-like, with translation MSFCEERPKKGMKGWAPTIHLNIGFVVGVLFMLLIYLVVSQQAAISGLGVATTLAQWIAEKQLIQRPGETLVTSDLQRILNKQLVQGSGESAENGEVVHNTKGYYSETCEVNGDVRVNGTALSVSLIPSSRSERREWRIQPYSRKTLPGIRAVTVMQLPDKATAPACTARYSVPAVLFAVGGLTGNFWHDFTDVLVPLFVASRRYDGEVQLLITNAQPWWPAAYAPILRRLSRYDVVDLDAGDEHVRCFPRVTVGIHMHKDLSIIPEWVPGRRRLSMPDFTGFLRDIYALPRGVPASLAREPGRRPRLLLIDRRHSRRFMNVQEVLRAAEAAGFEAASIDLRRDAGVEAQARAVNSHDVLLGVHGAGLANMLFLPPGGVLIQVVPYGKLEHIARMEYGEPAKDMGLRYLEYSVAAEESTLMETLGPEHPAIKDPDAIHRSGWNNMTEFYLNKQSVRVDVARFAPTLAQAFDHLRRQ, from the exons ATGAGCTTCTGTGAGGAGAGACCCAAGAAAGGCATGAAGGGCTGGGCGCCGACGATCCACCTCAACATCGGCTTTGTCGTCGGTGTCCTCTTCATGCTCCTCATCTATCTCGTCGTCTCGCAGCAGGCGGCGATCAGCGGACTCGGCG TTGCAACGACGCTAGCACAATGGATCGCGGAGAAACAACTGATTCAACGTCCTGGTGAAACAT TGGTCACTTCGGACTTGCAGCGGATATTGAACAAACAACTGGTTCAAGGTTCAGGTGAATCAG CAGAGAATGGCGAGGTGGTGCACAACACCAAGGGGTACTACTCCGAAACCTGTGAAGTCAACGGCGATGTCCGCGTCAACGGCACAGCCCTGTCGGTGTCCCTCATCCCGAGCAGCCGATCGGAGCGCCGCGAGTGGAGGATCCAGCCGTACTCGCGCAAAACCTTGCCGGGCATCAGGGCGGTCACCGTGATGCAGCTGCCGGACAAGGCCACCGCCCCGGCGTGCACGGCGCGGTACAGCGTGCCGGCCGTCCTGTTCGCGGTCGGCGGGCTCACGGGCAACTTCTGGCACGACTTCACCGACGTGCTGGTGCCGCTGTTCGTAGCATCGCGGCGGTACGACGGCGAGGTCCAGCTCCTGATCACCAACGCGCAgccgtggtggccggcggcgtacgCGCCCATCCTGCGGCGGCTGTCCAGGTACGACGTCGTGGacctcgacgccggcgacgagcacgtGCGGTGCTTCCCGCGCGTCACCGTGGGGATCCACATGCACAAGGACCTGAGCATCATCCCCGAATGGGTGCCGGGGCGGCGCCGCCTCTCCATGCCGGACTTCACCGGCTTCCTGCGCGACATCTACGCGCTCCCGCGCGGCGTGCCGGCGAGCCTGGCCCGGGAGCCGGGCAGGAGGCCGCGGCTGCTGCTGATCGACCGCAGGCACAGCCGCCGGTTCATGAACGTGCAGGAGGTGCtgcgggcggcggaggcggcggggttCGAGGCGGCGTCGATCGACCTGCGGCGCGACGCGGGCGTggaggcgcaggcgcgggcggtgAACTCGCACGACGTGCTGCTGGGCGTGCACGGCGCCGGGCTGGCGAACATGCTGTTCCTGCCGCCGGGCGGGGTGCTGATCCAGGTGGTGCCGTACGGCAAGCTGGAGCACATCGCGAGGATGGAGTacggcgagccggcgaaggaCATGGGGCTCAGGTACCTGGAGTACagcgtggcggcggaggagagcaCGCTGATGGAGACGCTGGGGCCGGAGCACCCGGCGATCAAGGACCCGGACGCCATCCACCGCAGCGGATGGAACAACATGACCGAGTTCTACCTCAACAAGCAGAGCGTGCGCGTCGACGTCGCCCGCTTCGCGCCCACTCTCGCGCAGGCGTTCGACCACCTGCGCCGGCAGTAA